From one Bradyrhizobium sp. Ash2021 genomic stretch:
- a CDS encoding class I SAM-dependent methyltransferase translates to MSKSDPPLPLYDDPSIRQRFDIAARKIQRQFWDNQAVVWDAERASHGLRPHHIERMATWLTDPVLLVGAGRGMMLQALRTKGYAATGVDWSANMVAEAQREGTFGLSRADAGHLPYDDQSVATVILSTGVLLPTHTQERRDAYFSEAWRILVPTGRLILCLWFEEGSAKAQWAAENVKLPIHTLQAHVHWDLGPLAASLSRQGFDTLDKIKYDDVLIWGAAKTTSLFQDEFAPSISDPSSKLR, encoded by the coding sequence ATGTCAAAGAGTGACCCGCCGCTTCCATTGTATGACGACCCTTCGATCCGACAGCGGTTCGACATTGCTGCACGCAAAATTCAACGGCAATTTTGGGATAACCAGGCCGTCGTCTGGGATGCCGAGCGGGCAAGTCACGGATTGCGGCCCCACCATATCGAGAGGATGGCAACCTGGTTGACTGATCCTGTTCTACTGGTTGGGGCAGGGCGTGGCATGATGCTCCAAGCCCTGCGGACGAAAGGATACGCCGCGACCGGCGTGGATTGGTCCGCTAACATGGTGGCGGAAGCTCAACGCGAGGGAACATTCGGGCTGAGCCGTGCAGATGCCGGCCACTTGCCTTATGACGATCAAAGTGTGGCTACGGTCATACTGTCGACCGGAGTCTTGCTTCCAACCCACACACAGGAGCGTAGAGACGCCTATTTCAGTGAGGCATGGCGCATTCTGGTGCCGACGGGGCGCCTGATCCTATGTTTGTGGTTTGAGGAAGGGTCTGCAAAAGCACAATGGGCCGCAGAAAACGTGAAACTGCCGATCCACACTCTTCAAGCCCATGTGCACTGGGATCTAGGCCCCCTTGCCGCAAGCCTGTCTCGTCAGGGGTTTGATACCCTCGATAAGATCAAATACGATGACGTTCTTATCTGGGGTGCTGCAAAGACAACGTCGCTATTTCAAGATGAGTTTGCCCCTTCCATTTCTGACCCGTCTTCCAAGCTCCGTTGA
- a CDS encoding phosphopantetheine-binding protein, whose translation MKSEIITIIADFLGVPPEQLDDYKTIEDLNIDSLDFFEIAYEIEEKFDAPVTSELQRRRDQIHNLGDILRLTEELIVKYRESNPAKADG comes from the coding sequence ATGAAAAGCGAGATCATCACCATTATTGCGGACTTCTTGGGGGTTCCACCCGAGCAATTGGACGACTACAAAACGATTGAAGATCTCAACATCGACTCCCTTGATTTCTTCGAAATTGCTTATGAGATCGAAGAAAAATTCGACGCGCCGGTCACCTCTGAATTGCAGCGTCGCCGGGATCAGATTCATAATCTGGGAGACATCCTGCGCCTCACCGAAGAACTGATCGTGAAATACCGAGAATCAAACCCGGCGAAAGCCGATGGGTGA
- a CDS encoding beta-ketoacyl-[acyl-carrier-protein] synthase family protein codes for MGETGNGIARIVVTGIGILSGFGSGRDVFEDGLFSGRSAVRRIESFDTAALNCHFGAELARFDGQYLIPRSERSLYDRVSLMAMAAADEALEQAGLDPAEIGPVTGVMMGSAFGPGAAIQDSVLRISQNQRIRPTSIIKMMLSSPTAALCARYRLQRDSQAHVTACAASAHAIAQAVQAMRKGEMEICLAGGAEAFPTFELFAAWNALSVMSPDTDPSVGIMRPFSIDRSGFVIGEAAAVLVLEREDRARARGAEIMAEICGVGAVSDTPTLTKPTLRGMVGAMQAAMDDAGLIPADIRHINAHGTATELNDAIESEAINQLFGTHAGKIRVSACKSAIGHCMGAASAIESAATVLALQRQQAPCAIDLIGNRSNPDPDGERSGRTSPMQADIALSNSFAFGGHYLTLAFRRIADARPLP; via the coding sequence ATGGGTGAAACTGGAAATGGTATCGCCCGCATCGTTGTCACCGGCATTGGGATCTTGTCGGGCTTTGGGTCTGGCCGAGACGTCTTTGAGGATGGATTGTTTTCCGGAAGATCTGCCGTTCGCAGAATCGAAAGCTTCGATACCGCTGCTCTGAATTGCCATTTTGGGGCCGAACTGGCTCGTTTTGACGGGCAATATCTGATCCCGAGATCAGAACGTTCACTTTACGATCGCGTCAGCCTCATGGCGATGGCTGCAGCCGATGAGGCGCTCGAACAAGCCGGGCTTGACCCAGCGGAGATCGGTCCGGTTACCGGTGTGATGATGGGCTCGGCTTTCGGCCCGGGAGCGGCGATACAGGACTCTGTGCTGCGGATCTCTCAAAATCAGAGGATCCGGCCGACGTCGATCATCAAGATGATGCTGAGCAGCCCCACTGCCGCGCTTTGTGCCCGCTATCGCCTGCAGCGGGACTCGCAGGCGCATGTGACCGCCTGTGCGGCATCGGCCCATGCCATTGCGCAGGCGGTTCAAGCTATGCGGAAGGGGGAGATGGAAATCTGCCTTGCCGGGGGCGCCGAGGCATTTCCGACATTCGAATTGTTCGCTGCTTGGAATGCTCTGTCGGTCATGAGCCCCGATACCGATCCATCCGTCGGCATCATGAGGCCCTTCTCAATAGACCGCAGCGGTTTTGTGATCGGCGAGGCTGCCGCCGTACTCGTCCTGGAACGGGAAGATCGGGCGCGGGCGCGCGGCGCAGAGATCATGGCGGAAATTTGCGGAGTTGGTGCGGTTTCGGACACCCCAACGCTGACCAAACCGACGCTCAGAGGAATGGTCGGCGCAATGCAGGCTGCCATGGATGACGCAGGTCTTATTCCGGCCGATATCAGGCACATCAATGCTCATGGGACGGCAACAGAACTCAACGATGCGATCGAGAGTGAGGCGATAAACCAATTGTTCGGCACTCATGCCGGCAAAATCAGGGTCAGTGCCTGTAAGTCCGCGATAGGACACTGCATGGGGGCCGCAAGTGCAATTGAATCCGCAGCTACCGTTCTCGCCCTCCAGCGACAGCAGGCTCCATGTGCAATAGATTTGATCGGGAATAGATCGAATCCGGACCCGGATGGCGAGCGCTCCGGCCGGACGTCTCCGATGCAAGCCGACATCGCCTTGTCGAATTCATTTGCCTTCGGCGGTCATTACTTGACCCTCGCGTTTAGGCGGATTGCCGATGCTCGGCCGTTGCCGTAA